One Desulfovibrio aminophilus DSM 12254 DNA segment encodes these proteins:
- a CDS encoding terminase gpA endonuclease subunit, whose translation MIFSFTPGERHVFRRRPRIPVSRWAAAHLVIPDGPFRGGRFRLDVNPYLPGIMDTWGEPGVEEVLVRGAPQTGKTLAMYACLSYAVDMRPGPRMLGMPDDETLRKVTDAKLKPMFRACRPVRELLGKISGGQVRFRDGSALYLSSAQSPAQRASISVQDLFLDEEDLYRQVAGQGVPVLDFLERTRSYSHKSKVLRVSKPVGDEGSSICFAMARREDGGYEYVDELRRFEARCPSCMRFQVLNESGLVCRESKDPAEIERKRLARYKCGLCGYLWTDHARDVAVSAGRWAAEEPVERPRKIAFHLPAILSRNVSLSQILAAKLRAEATDSPDMKQAYANGYWAEPYLAAEIAPEKNALLELREPDLKARIAPREAVALTCGIDMQKRSFFFTVWAWAEGLRSWLIDYGRLRDFEDVLALVHETAYPREGGGELSIWRAALDTGGGRTDPGLLTRTEEAYAFLRASGGPRLFGTKGLSRPSQTPVRFTVVDKMPKSKRPIPGGLTLYLLDVSYLKALVFGRLSQDARQPARLYELTERDGVWEPDEHEEFIRQMTAERLVRGRDGKMRWERLHKDNHYLDATVLAHACADGSWSPSLQYVIRRDRELETRQARPQPERTGGINPYTGEER comes from the coding sequence GTGATCTTCAGCTTCACCCCGGGCGAGCGCCACGTGTTCCGGCGCAGGCCGCGCATCCCGGTTTCGCGCTGGGCCGCCGCGCACCTCGTGATCCCGGACGGCCCCTTTCGCGGCGGCCGCTTCCGCCTGGACGTGAACCCCTATCTGCCGGGCATCATGGACACCTGGGGCGAACCCGGGGTGGAGGAGGTGCTCGTTCGCGGCGCGCCCCAGACCGGCAAGACCCTGGCCATGTACGCCTGCCTGTCCTACGCCGTGGACATGCGCCCCGGGCCGCGCATGCTCGGCATGCCCGACGACGAGACCCTGCGCAAGGTCACGGACGCCAAGCTCAAGCCCATGTTCCGGGCCTGCCGCCCGGTGCGCGAACTCCTGGGCAAGATCTCCGGCGGCCAGGTGCGTTTCCGCGACGGCTCGGCCCTCTATCTCTCCAGCGCCCAGAGCCCAGCCCAGCGGGCCTCGATCTCGGTGCAGGATCTCTTCCTGGACGAGGAGGACCTCTACCGGCAGGTGGCGGGCCAGGGCGTGCCGGTCCTGGACTTCCTCGAACGCACCCGTTCCTATTCGCACAAGAGCAAGGTCCTGCGGGTCAGCAAGCCCGTGGGCGACGAGGGCAGCTCGATCTGCTTCGCCATGGCCCGGCGCGAGGACGGCGGCTACGAGTACGTGGACGAGCTGCGGCGCTTCGAGGCCCGCTGTCCCTCGTGCATGCGCTTCCAGGTCCTGAACGAGTCCGGGCTCGTCTGCCGGGAGTCCAAGGACCCGGCCGAGATCGAGCGCAAGCGGCTGGCGCGCTACAAGTGCGGCCTCTGCGGCTATCTCTGGACCGACCATGCCCGCGACGTGGCCGTGTCCGCCGGACGCTGGGCCGCCGAGGAGCCCGTGGAGCGGCCGCGCAAGATCGCCTTCCACCTCCCGGCCATCCTCTCCCGCAACGTGAGCCTGTCGCAGATCCTGGCCGCCAAGCTGCGGGCCGAGGCCACCGACTCTCCGGACATGAAGCAGGCCTACGCCAACGGCTACTGGGCCGAACCCTATCTGGCCGCCGAGATCGCACCCGAGAAAAACGCCCTGCTGGAGCTGCGCGAGCCGGACCTGAAGGCCCGCATCGCGCCGCGCGAGGCCGTGGCGCTCACCTGCGGCATCGACATGCAGAAGCGGAGCTTCTTCTTCACGGTCTGGGCCTGGGCCGAGGGCCTGCGCTCCTGGCTCATCGACTACGGCAGGCTGCGGGACTTCGAGGACGTCCTGGCCCTGGTCCACGAGACCGCCTATCCCCGCGAGGGCGGGGGGGAGCTCTCCATCTGGCGCGCGGCCCTGGACACCGGCGGCGGCCGCACGGACCCGGGTCTGCTCACCCGCACGGAGGAGGCCTACGCCTTCCTGCGCGCGAGCGGCGGGCCCCGTCTTTTCGGAACCAAGGGCCTGTCCAGGCCGAGCCAGACGCCGGTGCGCTTCACCGTGGTCGACAAGATGCCCAAGTCCAAGCGGCCCATCCCGGGCGGCCTGACGCTCTACCTCCTGGACGTCTCCTACCTCAAGGCCCTGGTCTTCGGCCGCCTGAGCCAGGACGCGCGCCAGCCCGCCCGGCTCTACGAGCTCACCGAGCGGGACGGGGTCTGGGAGCCGGACGAACACGAGGAGTTCATCCGCCAGATGACCGCCGAACGCCTGGTGCGCGGCCGCGACGGCAAAATGCGCTGGGAGCGGCTGCACAAGGACAACCACTACCTGGACGCCACGGTGCTGGCCCACGCCTGCGCCGACGGCTCCTGGTCCCCGAGCCTGCAGTACGTGATCCGGCGGGACAGGGAGCTGGAGACCCGGCAGGCCCGGCCCCAGCCCGAGCGGACAGGCGGGATCAACCCTTACACCGGAGAGGAGCGATGA
- a CDS encoding Txe/YoeB family addiction module toxin, producing MPRLTWTEQAWEDYLYWQKTDKAVLKRLNALIRDALRTPFEGLGKPEPLRFDLSGYWSRRINQEHRLVYAFDGEADALVIVQCRYHY from the coding sequence ATGCCCCGGCTCACCTGGACCGAGCAGGCCTGGGAGGACTACCTCTACTGGCAGAAGACCGACAAGGCCGTGCTCAAGCGTCTGAACGCCCTGATCCGGGACGCCCTGCGCACGCCCTTCGAGGGCCTGGGCAAGCCCGAACCGCTGCGCTTCGACCTCTCCGGCTACTGGTCCCGCCGCATCAACCAGGAACACCGGCTCGTCTACGCCTTTGATGGCGAGGCCGACGCCCTGGTCATCGTGCAGTGCCGCTACCATTACTGA
- a CDS encoding DNA modification methylase encodes MENLKIEYWPVERLRPVDRELRRNDAAVPRMAETLRTFGFRVPLLIRGDGEIVDGHLRLKAALALGLSQVPVIPADDLTPTQVRTFRILVNRSATWAEWDEDGLRVELAGLRDLGADLRLTGFEDRELDAFLLGLAPEDGADPDAAPEVPVDPVSRPGDLWILGRHRLLCGDSTRTVDLARLLDGERADMVWTDPPYNVDYTGKAGKIRNDSMGEPAFEAFLDALFSRAWEALADGGAVYVAHSEAGGGLAFRRAFERAGFRLSACLIWRKHQMVLGRGDYHWQHEPILYGWKPTARHRWYGDRKQTTLLERFAGDTVLPAGDGVWQVATGDAVLLIRGRDVVVEEIPGTVLSVPKPARSELHPTMKPVALVERQVANSSPRGGLVLDPCGGSGTTLMACERLGRRCDTMELDPRFADVIVRRWQEYSGGTAALEGGAAFDEIGAERLGEVAHA; translated from the coding sequence ATGGAAAACCTCAAGATCGAGTACTGGCCCGTGGAACGACTGCGCCCCGTGGATCGAGAACTGCGCCGCAACGATGCGGCCGTGCCGCGCATGGCCGAGACCCTGCGGACCTTCGGCTTCCGCGTGCCGCTCCTGATCCGGGGCGACGGCGAGATCGTGGACGGCCACCTGCGGCTCAAGGCCGCCCTGGCCCTGGGCCTGTCCCAGGTGCCGGTGATTCCTGCCGACGATCTCACGCCGACCCAGGTGCGCACCTTCCGGATCCTGGTCAACCGCTCCGCCACCTGGGCCGAATGGGACGAGGACGGCCTGCGGGTGGAGCTGGCCGGGCTGCGCGACCTGGGGGCCGATCTGCGGCTCACCGGCTTCGAGGACCGCGAGCTGGACGCCTTCCTCCTGGGCCTGGCCCCGGAAGACGGCGCTGACCCGGACGCCGCTCCCGAGGTTCCAGTGGATCCGGTGAGCCGCCCTGGCGACCTCTGGATCCTCGGACGGCACCGGCTGCTCTGCGGCGACTCCACCCGAACCGTGGACCTGGCCCGCCTGCTGGACGGCGAGCGCGCGGACATGGTCTGGACCGATCCGCCCTACAACGTGGACTACACGGGCAAGGCCGGGAAGATCAGGAACGACAGCATGGGCGAGCCGGCCTTCGAGGCCTTTCTCGACGCGCTCTTCTCTCGCGCCTGGGAGGCCCTCGCGGACGGCGGGGCCGTCTACGTCGCGCATTCAGAGGCCGGGGGCGGGCTGGCCTTCCGGCGGGCCTTCGAGCGGGCCGGGTTCCGTCTGTCCGCCTGCCTCATCTGGCGCAAGCACCAGATGGTTCTTGGCCGGGGCGACTACCATTGGCAGCACGAGCCCATTCTCTACGGCTGGAAACCCACGGCCCGGCACCGCTGGTACGGGGACCGCAAGCAGACCACGCTTCTGGAGCGCTTCGCGGGGGACACCGTGCTCCCGGCCGGGGACGGAGTCTGGCAGGTGGCCACCGGCGACGCCGTGCTGCTCATCCGGGGCCGGGACGTGGTGGTCGAGGAGATCCCCGGAACCGTGCTGAGCGTGCCCAAGCCCGCCCGGTCCGAGCTGCACCCGACCATGAAACCCGTGGCCCTGGTGGAACGCCAGGTGGCCAACAGCAGCCCGCGCGGCGGGCTCGTGCTGGACCCCTGCGGCGGTTCGGGGACCACGCTCATGGCCTGCGAGCGGCTAGGCCGCAGGTGCGACACCATGGAACTGGATCCGCGCTTCGCCGACGTCATCGTGCGGCGCTGGCAGGAATACTCGGGAGGAACCGCCGCGCTTGAGGGCGGGGCGGCCTTCGACGAGATCGGGGCCGAGCGCCTCGGGGAGGTGGCCCATGCCTGA
- a CDS encoding anaerobic nitric oxide reductase flavorubredoxin, whose translation MSLKITDAVTWVGKKDWELRRFHGEEYSTHKGSTYNSYLVRDEKTALIDTVWGPYAKEFVQQLAATVELAGIDYVIVNHAEPDHSGALPELMRHIPGVPVYCTANAVKSITGQHHIDLNFQVVKTGRRLSLGKRELIFIEAPMLHWPDTMFCYLTGEDILFSNDAFGHHLATEGMYNDLADPCALEAECLKYYANILTPFSPLVKRKIEEFAGLNLPLKMICPSHGTIWRTDPMSIVSRYLEWAADYQENQVTIAYDTMWNNTRRMAEAIAEGLGEAAPATTVKLFNAARTDKNDIITEVFRSRAVLLGSPTINRGYLSSLGGLLEMMRGLGFKKKKAAAFGSYGWSGESVKMLNEHLRGCGFEVPDEGLRELWAPDGEGLHRCREFGRRFALVLAPDTTREPLKK comes from the coding sequence ATGAGCTTGAAAATAACCGATGCCGTGACCTGGGTTGGCAAGAAGGACTGGGAACTGCGTCGCTTCCACGGCGAGGAGTATTCCACCCACAAGGGCAGCACCTACAACTCCTATCTGGTGCGGGACGAAAAGACCGCGCTGATCGACACGGTCTGGGGCCCCTACGCCAAGGAGTTCGTGCAGCAGCTGGCCGCCACCGTGGAGCTGGCGGGCATCGACTACGTCATCGTCAACCACGCCGAACCCGACCACAGCGGCGCACTGCCCGAACTCATGCGACATATCCCGGGCGTACCCGTGTACTGCACCGCCAACGCGGTGAAGTCCATCACCGGCCAGCACCACATCGACCTGAACTTCCAGGTGGTGAAGACCGGCCGGCGTCTGAGCCTGGGCAAGCGCGAGCTCATCTTCATCGAGGCGCCCATGCTGCACTGGCCGGACACCATGTTCTGCTACCTCACCGGCGAGGACATCCTCTTCAGCAACGACGCCTTCGGCCACCACCTGGCCACCGAGGGCATGTACAACGATCTGGCCGACCCCTGCGCCCTGGAGGCGGAGTGTCTGAAATACTACGCCAACATCCTCACGCCCTTCAGCCCGTTGGTGAAGCGCAAGATCGAGGAGTTCGCCGGTCTGAACCTGCCGCTCAAGATGATCTGCCCCAGCCACGGCACCATCTGGCGCACCGACCCCATGAGCATCGTGTCCAGGTACCTGGAGTGGGCGGCGGACTACCAGGAGAACCAGGTGACCATTGCCTACGACACCATGTGGAACAACACCCGGCGCATGGCCGAGGCCATCGCCGAGGGCCTGGGCGAGGCTGCGCCCGCCACCACGGTGAAGCTCTTCAACGCCGCCCGCACGGACAAGAACGACATCATCACCGAGGTCTTCCGTTCCAGGGCCGTGCTTCTGGGTTCTCCGACCATCAATCGGGGCTATCTGTCCTCCCTGGGCGGCCTGCTGGAAATGATGCGCGGCCTGGGCTTCAAGAAAAAGAAGGCTGCGGCCTTCGGCTCCTACGGCTGGAGCGGCGAGAGCGTGAAGATGCTGAACGAGCACCTGCGGGGATGCGGATTCGAGGTGCCCGACGAGGGGCTGCGCGAACTGTGGGCGCCGGACGGGGAGGGACTGCACCGCTGCCGTGAGTTCGGGAGGCGGTTTGCCTTGGTCCTTGCCCCCGACACGACGCGGGAACCTCTCAAAAAGTAG
- a CDS encoding toprim domain-containing protein encodes MRRSDEDAAAWGDKYMVVEGSAMPALLAGDDPRAVVVVEAELDALAVAFAAGDLVTACAVLTNAGRPDAAAHAVLSRALRILVALDFDEAGARGWSWWRETYPQARRWPVPEGKDPGDAVKLGCDLRQWVRAGLPPALTLGTSESGPRISKEPPQAAREPEPRVEIAPEILALRSLVDELRGLLRAGSLRIDKRGRQTRLRAPEEWQRANAEPYRRAWELTYICTEIREYIASHPDAVLHWWNF; translated from the coding sequence GTGCGGCGCTCCGACGAGGACGCGGCCGCCTGGGGCGACAAGTACATGGTCGTGGAGGGCTCGGCCATGCCCGCGCTCCTGGCCGGAGACGATCCCCGGGCCGTGGTCGTGGTGGAGGCCGAACTGGACGCCCTGGCCGTGGCCTTTGCCGCCGGCGACCTGGTCACGGCCTGCGCCGTGCTGACCAATGCCGGGCGGCCGGACGCCGCGGCGCACGCGGTCCTGTCCCGGGCCCTGCGCATCCTGGTGGCCCTGGACTTCGACGAGGCCGGGGCTCGGGGCTGGTCCTGGTGGCGGGAGACGTACCCCCAGGCCCGGCGCTGGCCCGTGCCCGAGGGCAAGGACCCCGGCGACGCGGTCAAGCTCGGCTGCGACCTGCGCCAGTGGGTCCGGGCGGGTCTGCCTCCGGCCCTGACCCTGGGAACCTCCGAATCTGGGCCGAGGATTTCGAAGGAGCCGCCCCAGGCGGCCCGGGAGCCGGAGCCCAGGGTCGAGATCGCGCCGGAAATCCTGGCGCTGCGGAGCCTGGTGGACGAACTGCGGGGCCTGCTGCGCGCCGGTTCCCTGCGCATCGACAAGCGCGGCCGCCAGACCCGGCTGCGGGCCCCGGAGGAATGGCAGCGGGCCAACGCCGAGCCGTACCGGCGCGCCTGGGAGCTGACCTACATCTGCACCGAAATCCGGGAATACATCGCGAGCCACCCGGACGCGGTGCTGCACTGGTGGAATTTCTAG
- a CDS encoding 3TM-type holin → MGLMSVIGRIFTGGASSVVNAVGSAADKLFTSDEERAKAQAELEELRQKPYVMQIMTNLAEAAHKSVFVAGWRPFLGWIGGLALASYYLPKHVMGAVLWSWQCIAIMANAPDIQAVVLPAYPVELSGTIMELILGMLGLAVTRSWEKKEGVAR, encoded by the coding sequence ATGGGTCTCATGTCCGTCATCGGCAGGATCTTCACGGGCGGAGCGTCCTCCGTGGTGAACGCCGTCGGCTCGGCCGCCGACAAGCTGTTCACCTCGGACGAGGAACGGGCCAAGGCGCAGGCGGAGCTCGAGGAGCTCAGGCAGAAGCCCTACGTCATGCAGATCATGACGAACCTGGCCGAGGCCGCGCACAAGTCCGTGTTCGTTGCCGGTTGGCGGCCCTTCCTGGGCTGGATCGGCGGGCTGGCCCTGGCCTCCTACTACCTGCCCAAGCACGTCATGGGCGCGGTGCTCTGGTCCTGGCAGTGCATCGCCATCATGGCCAACGCCCCGGACATCCAGGCCGTGGTCCTGCCCGCCTATCCCGTGGAGCTGTCGGGCACGATCATGGAGCTCATCCTCGGCATGCTCGGCCTCGCGGTCACGCGGAGCTGGGAAAAGAAGGAGGGGGTGGCGCGGTGA
- a CDS encoding phage portal protein: protein MNLARGLYDIWTLGMAHLIGLRRPARAVEYMRQRRALLSYAAASRKGANRNWRPANKTADEHIRRDWAWVTARARDLARNSAHVSGALEKICNNVIFTGIRPQAQLRTAQGRLDRARNTRAEDHFRRWAEHRRVDFYGKQELALRHCWVDGEALVHFYESARLLREGVVPLGLEILEADHLDASVHGELANGNRAVRGVEFDAEGAPVAYHLFSEHPGGLGPMGRSARASARVPAERVAHVFAPKRASQTRGMSWLAAVIMEMHDFDEYQDAERIAARLTAAFGFFVETPYPEAMDPAHFGGALPGGHEGGEVRLPDFVEPGRIQIMPAGTKINAAGFTRPGMTYEPFSKVQLRGASAGLGMSYEAYSNDYTDASYSSARSAALEERRGYQKQQIFLNRAFNRPVWDLWSRFLFLSGLEDLGPEIPVTWQTPGWPWVDPYKDASAAKLELALGSTSRRRIAASRGQDLDEIMDELAEEQTFFGGLQAKENGNAQAQEE, encoded by the coding sequence GTGAACCTCGCGCGCGGCCTCTACGACATCTGGACCCTGGGCATGGCCCACCTCATCGGCCTGCGCCGCCCGGCCCGGGCCGTGGAGTACATGCGCCAGCGCCGGGCCCTGCTGTCCTACGCCGCGGCCTCGCGCAAGGGCGCCAACCGCAACTGGCGTCCGGCCAACAAGACCGCCGACGAGCACATCCGCCGCGACTGGGCCTGGGTCACGGCCCGGGCCCGCGACCTGGCCCGCAACTCCGCCCACGTCTCCGGTGCGCTGGAGAAGATCTGCAACAACGTGATCTTCACCGGCATCCGGCCCCAGGCCCAGCTGCGCACGGCCCAGGGCCGCCTGGACCGGGCGCGCAACACCCGGGCCGAGGATCATTTCCGGCGCTGGGCCGAGCACCGGCGCGTGGACTTCTACGGCAAGCAGGAACTGGCCCTGCGCCACTGTTGGGTGGACGGCGAGGCGCTCGTGCACTTCTACGAGTCCGCCCGGCTCCTGCGCGAGGGCGTCGTGCCCCTGGGCCTGGAGATCCTGGAGGCGGACCACCTGGACGCCTCGGTGCACGGGGAGCTGGCGAACGGCAACAGGGCGGTGCGCGGCGTGGAGTTCGACGCCGAGGGCGCGCCCGTGGCCTACCACCTGTTCAGCGAACACCCCGGCGGCCTGGGGCCCATGGGCCGCTCGGCCCGAGCCTCGGCGCGCGTTCCGGCCGAGCGCGTGGCCCACGTCTTCGCGCCCAAGCGCGCCTCCCAGACGCGCGGCATGTCCTGGCTGGCGGCCGTGATCATGGAGATGCACGACTTCGACGAGTACCAGGACGCCGAGCGTATCGCGGCCCGGCTCACGGCCGCCTTCGGCTTCTTCGTGGAGACCCCCTATCCCGAGGCCATGGACCCGGCCCACTTCGGCGGGGCCCTGCCCGGCGGACACGAGGGCGGCGAGGTCCGGCTCCCGGACTTCGTGGAGCCCGGCCGGATCCAGATCATGCCCGCGGGCACCAAGATCAACGCCGCGGGCTTCACCCGGCCCGGCATGACCTACGAGCCGTTCAGCAAGGTCCAGCTGCGCGGCGCGTCGGCGGGCCTGGGCATGAGCTACGAGGCCTATTCCAACGACTACACCGACGCCTCCTACTCCTCGGCCCGCTCGGCGGCCCTGGAGGAGCGCCGGGGCTACCAGAAGCAGCAGATCTTCCTGAACCGGGCCTTCAACCGTCCGGTCTGGGACCTCTGGTCCCGCTTTCTCTTCCTCTCCGGCCTGGAGGACCTGGGCCCGGAGATCCCCGTCACCTGGCAGACCCCGGGCTGGCCCTGGGTGGACCCGTACAAGGACGCCAGCGCGGCCAAGCTGGAGCTGGCCCTGGGCTCCACCTCCCGGCGGCGCATCGCGGCCTCGCGGGGCCAGGACCTGGACGAGATCATGGACGAGCTGGCCGAGGAGCAGACGTTCTTCGGCGGGCTGCAAGCCAAGGAGAACGGCAATGCCCAAGCCCAGGAGGAATGA
- a CDS encoding DUF2190 family protein — protein sequence MLNHVCEGKVLKYENATGKAIPSGEPVVIGALFGLAVREIPDGGSGSVAISEVFEVRKAAGAVPQGAKLYWDADGSPVSGAAGSGALTTTATDNLAAGAAFAGAADNAPTVQIKLNV from the coding sequence ATGCTCAACCACGTCTGCGAAGGAAAGGTGCTCAAGTACGAGAACGCCACGGGCAAGGCCATCCCCTCGGGTGAGCCCGTGGTGATCGGCGCGCTGTTCGGCCTGGCCGTGCGGGAGATCCCGGACGGCGGTTCCGGAAGCGTGGCCATCAGCGAGGTCTTCGAGGTCCGCAAGGCCGCCGGAGCCGTGCCCCAGGGCGCGAAGCTCTACTGGGACGCGGACGGCAGCCCGGTTTCCGGCGCGGCCGGAAGCGGGGCCCTGACCACCACGGCCACGGACAACCTCGCCGCCGGAGCGGCCTTCGCCGGGGCCGCCGACAACGCGCCCACGGTTCAGATCAAGCTCAACGTCTGA
- a CDS encoding phage tail tube protein, whose protein sequence is MTQESGSLTRTYMAFEESFNALPAVVKGYVIPVTDNKLAGQQEQSASKVLSGHVDATAPDRGNLNVSGDINVPVDAHSFGLHLRHMFLLPVSTVVAAKALANGAVADKGSGKVGIPCPAHGLAKGAPVVIEGTTHYDGAHILQPETGPDELVILAPYTAEVVADTDTVTLARRITLDAGAVTDKGGGLVGLPRAGHGLPVGAEITVAGTTNYDGTYTLKRGTSAAEIVIAAAFTAEALNGDETVTARFWDHVYKVTNAQTQSAAFEREFPSIPAVFRNGGVKANQCKLTIGGSGEIIAAMTELGAGESAPPALMDPAPVRFPLHKFSQFHASLSVDGVDVRGRFTELALTLNLNQAGEFTIGDQGRLGDISRGAMESGGTLTGLFKDTSYADKALLQTRLAVGLRLVNGGYALGLLFPEAELSRATPPIEGPQGVKETYTITCFRDVNAAESSLVITQRNEIKTWTE, encoded by the coding sequence ATGACCCAGGAAAGCGGCAGTCTCACCAGAACCTACATGGCCTTCGAGGAGTCCTTCAACGCGCTTCCGGCGGTCGTGAAGGGCTACGTCATCCCGGTCACGGACAACAAGCTGGCCGGGCAGCAGGAACAGAGCGCCTCCAAGGTGCTCTCCGGCCATGTGGACGCCACGGCCCCGGACCGGGGCAACCTGAACGTGTCCGGCGACATCAACGTGCCCGTGGACGCCCATTCCTTCGGCCTGCATCTGCGGCACATGTTCCTGCTCCCCGTCTCCACCGTGGTGGCGGCCAAGGCCCTGGCCAACGGGGCCGTGGCCGACAAGGGCTCGGGCAAGGTGGGCATCCCGTGCCCGGCCCACGGCCTGGCCAAGGGCGCGCCCGTGGTCATCGAGGGAACCACGCACTACGACGGGGCCCACATCCTCCAGCCCGAGACCGGGCCCGACGAGCTGGTCATCCTGGCCCCGTACACGGCCGAGGTCGTGGCCGACACGGACACCGTGACCCTGGCCCGCCGGATCACCCTGGACGCCGGGGCCGTGACGGACAAGGGCGGCGGCCTGGTGGGCCTGCCCCGCGCCGGACACGGCCTGCCCGTGGGCGCGGAGATCACCGTGGCGGGCACCACGAACTACGACGGCACATACACGCTCAAGCGCGGCACGAGCGCGGCCGAGATCGTCATCGCGGCGGCCTTCACCGCCGAGGCCCTGAACGGGGACGAGACCGTCACGGCCCGGTTCTGGGACCACGTCTACAAGGTGACCAACGCCCAGACCCAGAGCGCGGCCTTTGAACGGGAGTTCCCCAGCATCCCGGCCGTGTTCCGCAACGGCGGGGTCAAGGCCAACCAGTGCAAGCTGACCATCGGCGGCTCCGGCGAGATCATCGCCGCCATGACCGAGCTGGGCGCGGGCGAGAGCGCGCCCCCGGCCCTCATGGACCCGGCCCCCGTGCGCTTCCCCCTGCACAAGTTCAGCCAGTTCCACGCCTCCCTGAGCGTGGACGGCGTCGATGTCAGGGGCCGGTTCACCGAGCTGGCCCTGACCCTCAACCTGAACCAGGCCGGGGAGTTCACCATCGGCGACCAGGGCCGGCTCGGCGACATCTCCCGCGGCGCCATGGAGTCCGGCGGCACCCTCACCGGGCTGTTCAAGGACACGTCCTACGCGGACAAGGCCCTGCTCCAGACGCGCCTGGCCGTGGGCCTGCGCCTGGTCAACGGCGGCTACGCCCTCGGCCTGCTGTTCCCCGAGGCCGAGCTGTCCCGGGCCACCCCGCCCATCGAGGGGCCCCAGGGGGTCAAGGAGACCTACACCATCACCTGTTTCCGGGACGTCAACGCGGCCGAATCCTCGCTGGTCATCACCCAGCGCAACGAGATCAAGACCTGGACGGAGTGA
- a CDS encoding DUF1799 domain-containing protein — MDPKRLGYCGTCASGRAPDDPPPCATCPCAKGPDLKPENRDAMRLWLAAGTQWRSAGFGLVGLDYAALALVAGLLRPPVDLDPHCFDKIQALERFELARAAKGKGS, encoded by the coding sequence GTGGACCCCAAGCGGCTGGGCTACTGCGGGACGTGCGCATCCGGACGCGCCCCGGACGATCCGCCTCCCTGCGCGACGTGCCCCTGCGCCAAGGGCCCGGACCTCAAACCGGAAAACCGGGACGCCATGCGGCTCTGGCTGGCCGCCGGAACCCAGTGGCGTTCCGCCGGCTTCGGCCTCGTCGGCCTGGACTACGCGGCCCTGGCCCTGGTGGCCGGGCTGCTGCGGCCGCCGGTGGACCTGGACCCGCACTGCTTCGACAAGATCCAGGCCCTGGAGCGCTTCGAGCTGGCCAGGGCCGCCAAAGGGAAGGGGAGCTGA
- a CDS encoding glycoside hydrolase family protein: MDKSSLHARAEAEGIPAGLVDQITASEGLRLQAYRCPTGHVTIGWGHNLEARPVPGIPCEVGAAITREQADRLLVADLLDARSDMLRRWPWAAHLDPPRQAVLWDMVFNMGAAKVAGFARALHAMRTGDYPRAADEMLDSLWAKQVGGRARRLARQMADNRWEG; this comes from the coding sequence ATGGACAAGTCGAGCCTCCACGCCAGGGCGGAAGCCGAAGGCATCCCGGCCGGGCTGGTGGACCAGATCACCGCATCCGAGGGCCTGCGCCTCCAGGCCTACCGCTGCCCCACGGGACACGTGACCATCGGCTGGGGCCACAACCTGGAGGCCCGGCCCGTGCCCGGCATCCCCTGCGAGGTCGGCGCGGCCATCACCCGCGAGCAGGCCGACCGCCTGCTCGTCGCGGACCTCCTGGACGCCCGTTCCGACATGCTCCGGCGCTGGCCCTGGGCCGCGCACCTGGACCCGCCGCGCCAGGCCGTGCTCTGGGACATGGTCTTCAACATGGGCGCGGCCAAGGTGGCCGGTTTCGCCCGGGCCCTGCACGCCATGCGCACGGGCGACTATCCCCGCGCCGCCGACGAGATGCTCGACTCGCTCTGGGCCAAGCAGGTGGGCGGCCGGGCCCGGCGTCTGGCCCGGCAGATGGCCGACAACCGCTGGGAGGGCTGA
- a CDS encoding type II toxin-antitoxin system Phd/YefM family antitoxin has product MPEAITYTDARKNLAATMEAVCDSHEPVIITRRKSPAVVMMSLADYNSIAETAYLLKSPANAARLRESIRAAESGKSFEHDLRDE; this is encoded by the coding sequence ATGCCCGAAGCCATCACCTACACCGACGCCCGGAAGAACCTCGCGGCCACCATGGAGGCGGTCTGCGACTCCCACGAACCGGTGATCATCACCCGCCGCAAGTCCCCGGCCGTGGTCATGATGTCCCTGGCGGACTACAACAGCATCGCCGAGACGGCCTACCTGCTCAAGAGCCCGGCCAACGCGGCCCGGCTGCGCGAGAGCATCCGCGCGGCCGAGAGCGGCAAGAGCTTCGAACACGACCTGCGGGACGAGTGA